A window of Colletes latitarsis isolate SP2378_abdomen chromosome 11, iyColLati1, whole genome shotgun sequence genomic DNA:
TTAAAccttaaattaaaagatttttctatTGCATTTATGAAGTatagtaaaatttaaattaaaaaaatataaatgaacaatGAAATACAGATGATTTTAGATTTCATCATTCACTACATCATGCTATACGAAAATATATCAATCAGATCAAATAAGTAATAAAAAGACTTCAAagacaatatttatcaaaacaaacATCTTTGAAAAGATGAACTGTACATACCTGAACTATATTGTGTGTATTGTTGATATTGTGGATGAAAATTGTGGATGGCATCAGTCATTATATCTTTTGGATTCATAGTTTCCTACGCGTAAACGGTATTGAATTAGTTATATTTTCACTAGTTTAATTCCtagaaaaatgttaaaattatgTAATGGTATACCTTTAAACTGCTACTAATACTTTGCATTGTTACACTTCTTCCTCTTGAATCTGTAACACAACCAGCTGAATATACTTGATAGGGGAACGCATAACGTAACGCTATAGCGGCAAATAACATTTCGATGCAGATTAAAAAATTCTGATAACCAGCGGAAACTGTGCCCGCACTCGTCGACTGGCCTAAGCTTATAGGTGAAATTACATTTGCTTTTTCAAGAATAGCCAGTAAAACTCctaaaatagaaattaattcatataaattataaatgattTAAATTCATTAGTTCGAAAAGCAATTAAAGTGACTTTTTTATTTGACAAAATAATCGGTATGCGATAACTTATGTGAtactatattatatattaaatattaccttgccaaaatgaaagaaaaatgacGCTCTTGACAGTACAAAACTTTAAGACAGGTTCAAATGGCGTTAGCAGGTCTcttgtagcaaaatagaagaggaAAAGTCCGTAAAGGGCAAGGGACACACTGATATTATAAATTATAGTTATGTAAATGTAGCCCCCGTCCGGGGACCAATCTCCATCTCTGTAATGTCCAAATGCTTGAAGAAATATAATGACAAACGCCATTACTGGCTTTACTAAGCAAAATTGCAAGGTGGCTTGCTTGCAAAATCTAAGAAAACCGATAGTATATGTTTTTCCAACTAGGCAGCATGTTCCGTATAGGCAATTGGAACGAATAGGTTTACCACGGATTTCAGACATAATATTTCCTTCACCACCCAGGTACTCGTAGCATAGAGACAAAAAGTTGTATATAACAAATGCTTCATAACAGTCTCGTACAGTGAAGAAATAAACATAATAACTTTCgctgttaaaaaataaaagggAGACCCAAGAATACGTTGCGTAAATTGGGACTATAAACAGAATTCTCACTATCCATCTTTGTTCTGTTGGATTCGTGTACCACCTTAGATGTTGGTAAatctacaaaataaaataaaaatgatacTTTCCACTCTTTGTATTAGAGGGGACCACTGtgacgaatttaaaaaatcaacattttttcttttatctcTTTTTAATGTTTTGGGGTTTTGGGGACATCAAATCCTTAACATTTTGATACATATTAATTTCTCCTATTAAGTACTTTGGTAATAAATTGATTGAGTATCATCAATAATATCTGTATTGATCCGATCATTACTTataatttaagaaaattgcacaACTTCCTGTTT
This region includes:
- the Tmep gene encoding transmembrane endosomal protein isoform X1, with the translated sequence MSSTVATESSTIVSSLLNGMTSTTTDPLISKGKAAPIFLQTRAAQGIAGAFVWAALFLTCQQIYQHLRWYTNPTEQRWIVRILFIVPIYATYSWVSLLFFNSESYYVYFFTVRDCYEAFVIYNFLSLCYEYLGGEGNIMSEIRGKPIRSNCLYGTCCLVGKTYTIGFLRFCKQATLQFCLVKPVMAFVIIFLQAFGHYRDGDWSPDGGYIYITIIYNISVSLALYGLFLFYFATRDLLTPFEPVLKFCTVKSVIFLSFWQGVLLAILEKANVISPISLGQSTSAGTVSAGYQNFLICIEMLFAAIALRYAFPYQVYSAGCVTDSRGRSVTMQSISSSLKETMNPKDIMTDAIHNFHPQYQQYTQYSSGAPKGQRGMRISSFDPDDPQNMPVPPPQRRHTSHQRVATISQNYNEKTMLLSSDDEFQ
- the Tmep gene encoding transmembrane endosomal protein isoform X2; translated protein: MSSTVATESSTIVSSLLNGMTSTTTDPLISKGKAAPIFLQTRAAQGIAGAFVWAALFLTCQQIYQHLRWYTNPTEQRWIVRILFIVPIYATYSWVSLLFFNSESYYVYFFTVRDCYEAFVIYNFLSLCYEYLGGEGNIMSEIRGKPIRSNCLYGTCCLVGKTYTIGFLRFCKQATLQFCLVKPVMAFVIIFLQAFGHYRDGDWSPDGGYIYITIIYNISVSLALYGLFLFYFATRDLLTPFEPVLKFCTVKSVIFLSFWQGVLLAILEKANVISPISLGQSTSAGTVSAGYQNFLICIEMLFAAIALRYAFPYQVYSAGCVTDSRGRSVTMQSISSSLKETMNPKDIMTDAIHNFHPQYQQYTQYSSDVNTNLPYEKL